A stretch of DNA from Amphiprion ocellaris isolate individual 3 ecotype Okinawa chromosome 18, ASM2253959v1, whole genome shotgun sequence:
AGGTGGGGCTACAGGTAGCAGCTGATTGAGACCGAAACGTTTACTCCGAAATTAGTAGATATAAAGTGATTTGGTAAAACCTGAGACCCTTTGAGGGATTTATTATCGACGGAAGAACGCGATTTTGACACGTGACTTTGTTAATTTGATTTTCTGTTGCAGTTTCTGTTATAGGACAGAAGAAATTCTAcagtaaatgtagttttatcGAAGTAAAATTAGATTTATCCGCGTCCGGGGTGTAGTTGTGATAGATTTGTAGCGCAAAACGCAAAAAAATGTCGCCGAAACTACGGTTTCTTGCTAGTTTGTGGTGTTTAACAGGTGAGTGTCTACCGTTATGCTGTGTCTCCTCCCTGTCTTTCCCTCCTCTCGCCATGTTTCTTTGTCCGCctgaaaaacacatattttatgcTCGTATCTAATTGAACCAAACATAATTGGCGTGTTTTACGGTAAAACAGCTCGCCTGCTTTGGTCTGGGTGgaggaaaaatgtaaataatgcacATTTGTTTAGGTATTTCGGCTTCATATGCGCAAGAATGTGGCCGACCACCGTTAATGGAGAACAGGATTGTGGGAGGGATGGACGCCTCAGACGGGGCTTGGCCGTGGCAGGTGGATATACAGGTAGGAAACGCGGGCTTTTACGCCCTAATCCCGTGATGCTGTTGGGTCTCAGTTGTGCCTGTGGGCAGATACACGTGTGGTTTCAGTGTATCAGACTGCTGAGAGAGGGGGTTTGCCTGTGATGCTGAGGTGACTCACTCTTCCTCTCCCCTCGGCTTGCAGAAAGGCCGTGATGGTCATGTCTGTGGAGGCTCCATCATCACCGAGAGTTGGGTCCTATCAGCCGCCCACTGTTTCCCCAAGTAAGAAAGCTCTCCTCAGACAAATAAATCATCAGGTAAAGCGGATTAGCCGCTGTCTGCTTCTGTTGTGAGTCTGTCCTGACGGGGACCACTGCTGTTTTTGATAAAAGCCTTCAAGAAAACGCATATTTTCAAAAGCAAAATGTCTTAACCAGCCATCATATTCAAATTAGTATTCAAAAAGTATGTTCAGGTTAGAAGAGGGGCATATTttcactactgttcaaaaataactttatttatataaagtgctttgacaggtaaAACGTGCAACAATCAAGcaagacattttatttaaatcagacaGTTTAACACACTTTTCTAAAATACTTTTCTGTttacttgtctgtctgtctatctatctatctatctatctatctatctatctatctatatgtataATACTTGTTTTTTACAACTGTTCATTGTTTGTtatactatgttgtttttgttttttttggaagtgCCAACAAAGTTTCATTGCAGAAAATGCAATGACAACAAATATCCTCGAGTCCACAGGacacaagtcagagcagtcagttaaaataaatcGTAATGATAGATTAGCACGTAAATCAAACaagggaactaggcagtttgaaaattaaagaataagctTTAACGTTCAAAAAAtttgagaattaaagaattacaGACACGGCATCACACCAAACAACTAGGCAGCTAAAATTAGAATAGAACAAgggagaacatctaaaataaacaggacataatacaaaatgaaacactaaaacgaaataaagctcaaagtaaacttcacataaaagcaagtctataaaagtgggttttaaaaagtgatttaaaagaaattacTGACTCTGCAAGCCTTATCTTctcaggcaggtcgttccaTTTTGTgacttccatgaaaactcacacttttatccatgtgctaacataactgcacaagggttttctaatcatcagttagcatttcaacaccattaactaacacaatgtagcattagaacacaggagtgatggttgctggaaatgttcctctgtacctctatggagatattccattaaaaatcagctgtttcaagttagaatagtcatttaccacattagcaatgtttagactggttttctgattaatttaaatgttatcttcattaaaaaaaaaggcttttctttcaaaaataaggacatttctaagtgaccccaaacttttaaacgatAGTGTGTTTGCATACAAGTAATATTTCCTGCACAGAAGAGGGGCGTAGTAAAAAGTTTGACACAGCCAGGCTCAGATTGAGTTAATCAGCttgacaaaatgtaaaacctcagtcagaggtAATGGGTATTGTGACGGTAgttatctgttttgtttgttaatcCAGGTTTTCTCCACGAGTCTCTGTGCACGCTACTATAAAAGGGTCTGTCCTCTACACAAAATGGACCGATACTGTGCCGCCCACTTCAGTCAACAGGAACAGTTTGTCATACTGGATAGCTGCAAGGAACGTACAACTTGTTACTGTATCCTTGTTAAACATCAATCATTAAACTTGTTAATCGTtgaagttatttattttaccactcaGTACACTCTCAAAGCAGTAGCTAATTTCAAATATGACAGCAGCACAGTCCATCTCTTAAATTTCATTCATTAAATTATAATGAATCCATTTAgttctgacactgtcccataatgaaggatAGTTGAATATCATATTAGTTTTTGTCCaaatcaaactgaaattaatgctattgattgaatattttctgtgataAATGCCAGTAAACGAACCAATTTACTAATCTGTGCTCTATTaactgcagtaccagcagtgtaaaacaGACTTGGCAGTAAATcaggagcaaaaataaaaacctgtgcATTTTCTGCAACTGAATGCATTCATGTTCCTGTTGCAACTTCACAGCTTTGTTCAATGCCATGAATAGCATCCAGTTTAACAGGTTTTCAGATATGATGTTTTCATCAGCTGAAAATCTGTACCACTCAGAGAATATTGTCAGGAAAACGTTTGGTGAAAGGATGATGCTTCTTTCAGCCGATTTGAATCCCAAACTCTAAGTAAAACTTCCTCCACTtcaggttagctgtgcagcatcagttaccatggtgatctagcaagTCAAACGTGAGCCACCTTCATTACATCGAAAACTGCGGAtttaggctcaacatacctcGAACCCGTTGTACTTGATTCATAGTACGGCCCTCTGAAAGTCTTAAAGACAAGAATTCTGGttgtaaaaaagaacaaacgCAAATCCCACAAAGTTGTGCTCGTTCATTTGATTCATTGCATGTTTTAAATTTCCAACCTACAATGTGATCATCCCCCCATTTCAGGGAACATCTGCTCAGCATACATTCAGTCTTTAGTTACTATAAAATATACATGTAAAGGTTTCACATTTCACATCCCTCTAGATTTCCAGTCGAGCAGGTTTAATGTGTTGTCCTTCTGTCCTCTTTCAGTCCATCTGACCTGAGCTCCTACATCATCTACGTCGGCCGATACCAGCTGAACGGCTACAACCCGTACGAGTCGTCGCGCGGCGTGAGCCAGGTGGTGGTCCCGTACGACTACGACGAGCCGCACAGTGGGAAAGATGTGGCGCTGGTGCAGCTGTCCAGCCCGATAACCTGGTCAGATCGTGTCCGTCCCGTGTGCCTGCCCTCCTCTGGCACCTCGTTCCCAGGGGGCATGATGTGCTATGTCACCGGCTGGGGGAACATCCGGGAAGGCGGTAAGGCTTGCCGAATTCTGCatgtaacttttatttatttaccaccagtCATCACAAACTTTTAGGTAAAAAGTCAAACGATTCAAGAAAACTAAAGTTTCCATTCCAATATCAGAGTAATTCAGGCATATATGTTTGAACTAGAGAAAGATTCtgaacaataatacaaaaagtCCTACTCAAGTttacaggattggttcctttggAACCCTGAAAGTCTAATTTAGTTTTTGAAACTGTCATTGATACCCAACATTTTTAAggtagaaatgctcagccatggtgttcaCAGCTTATTCTCCTGCCTTATGAAGAACACCATATGGCAATTTTCACCACAGTGGCTGGTTTCTTTTGTGCCATATTAGGTAATAGTAAGAAAAAAGTTCTGAAACTCCTTTTGTTCTTCATCTTCCATCTGTCGTCATGCCCCTCCCAGTCCCTCTGTCAGGCATCGGGACTCTGCAGGTAGTGCAGGTGCCAATCATCTCCCAGAGTTCATGTCAGGAGATGTACCAAACGGACCCGAAGGAGCAGGTGGACATCCTGTATGACATGATCTGTGCTGGATTCCAGGAGGGCGGCAAGGACTCCTGCCAGGTACTGTTGGATCagctgtttgtgttcttgtgtttaCATTCCCAAAACAAGAACCTACAACGAAAATAACTTGGATTGCTGCTTCTTTTCTGCTGCCATCCACTGTCT
This window harbors:
- the zgc:92313 gene encoding serine protease 33 gives rise to the protein MSPKLRFLASLWCLTGISASYAQECGRPPLMENRIVGGMDASDGAWPWQVDIQKGRDGHVCGGSIITESWVLSAAHCFPNPSDLSSYIIYVGRYQLNGYNPYESSRGVSQVVVPYDYDEPHSGKDVALVQLSSPITWSDRVRPVCLPSSGTSFPGGMMCYVTGWGNIREGVPLSGIGTLQVVQVPIISQSSCQEMYQTDPKEQVDILYDMICAGFQEGGKDSCQGDSGGPLVCQMVNGTWVQAGVVSFGLGCGNRNKPGVYARLTSYSRFISDTIPEIRLHGRANQNWCHWSVVSVSVLSTLLMLLHR